The nucleotide window ATGTAaacactttttatttctcaccCCTCGACGCTTACCTATATCATCTGCATCATTAACTTCGGACGCATCGACATCCGTTTTGGCAAtctgaaaagggggaaaaacaaaataaaataaataaataaaataaataaataaaatacgcAGGAACAACTCAGCATCAACGGGtgagaaaatttccttttcgttttgcaTTTGTTGTGTCCAGCGAGGGGGTGGGAGGGGTTGTCCCTTCTCCCCGACAGGCCCGCACTTGGTCCGTTATTCTAttttgtcccccttttttttttatttttgagtTATAACTTTCGTGGGGGAGACTATTTTTTCGATGCTTCGCCTACGGGGGGAATGTCAGAAGGGGTGTGCAGATGGACGGGGGTTCGCACCAAAGGAGTGGGGCAGCAGAACAGCGGCGTAGCCGCAGCGTGGACATGCAAGGGGCGCCATAACAGTGTGCATGTGCTGCCGCGTTCTTCGCTCATACGATGTAGAAGCATCTGCAAGATGCAGACTATTCAAAGGGACATTCGATAAAGAgaacttccccctttgggggggtctTTCCCTTTCTATctctttttatcttttttttttttttctttttttttctcccctacTTCTTCGAATTCTTCGTTTCCGAATTTCCTTCCTTCGACTCGGgggaatttattttctacaaaaaggaaaaggagcacCCGTTTGAATTTGAAGGGGAGACTGATTCTGGCATGCGCGCCGCGTCCTTCAAGTTGTTTGGACACAGGCTGTCTTCAGCTCGGATGCGCATTTGTACGGTTCACCGCTAAACCGCGCCGCAGCTAAACCGCGCCGCAGCTAAACCGCGACTCTGCTAAACCAACTGGCTTACCATCGTGCTCATGCTTTGTCGGCAGGAGTCGCCAGCCTGCTTTGCGGCGTTGACGTTATATGGGCGTTTGAAAGATCGGTGGGGAGGCGCCAACGCGGGCTGCAAAGATGCATTCGCGGGAACGAGGCGGTGCGATAACACGGCGGTGGGCTCATACGGCGGTAGGCCTACGTACATTTGAAGGCCAGCTCGTCTGAAGGTGAGCCCGTCAGCTGGTCAACACCCCTGTACGTATGCGCGCATGTGTTCGCGTGTATATGCCAGGCATGTACCACTATATATGGATGTCAAAATGATCTCCTCCGGGGGGcgtaggagaaaaaaggatcgttttttccttttcaatgTGGGCGGCCTTTCTCTCCGGGGAGGGTCGCTCTCTCGTTCATTCTCCTTGTTCGCTTGCTCCCTTTGCCGCCTCGTTCATATGCGCTTAAACGTGCTGCGCCCAAATCCCTTCCGGCATACTATGAACAAatggaaaggggaaaaaaaaatgttcctttcATTTGGGGATTTACCCTCACGTATATGTaaacatacgtacgtatacGTGCATATCTTTTTGTATGCGCCCTTGTACACgtatattatgttatattattcttcatttttttttttttttttttttctttccctttatCTTTCAGCCCGCCccaaaagagggaaaaaatatatacgtacacaaTTTACGATTGCAactgcgtattttttttttttttttttttcaatttttctaaaGATGGAAGTCGTCATGTGCGCATAAATACAGTTGTGTAGGAAAGGGGGacactgttttttttttcttcttcacttctgcccctcttttttttgctcctcccattttatttttcttcctttttgttgcttCTGTTTTCCAACCGCTTGCTTGCGCTGTCAAGCATTACTCaaagcagcggggggagccAAGAAAGGGAATACTCGACAGACCTGCGTCATAACGTATGCACCTCTTGAGGAATTCCCTTGTAGGATCCACCTGTCAAACgtatagagaaaaaaaaaaaaaaaaaaagaggaccgAGACCTGCGGAACGATAATTAACCAACACGCAACCATAGGCAGTAATGCAGAAATGtcgagggaaaaaaaaaaaaaaaaaaaaaaaggaccagACCGGACCGATCGAAGCACTTCGATAGGATTGTGTTATGGACCCCTCCTGATTTATAACGTCCACTTTGTAAAGGCACAACTGTGGGGTCCCCTCCACCCCCTCTATCCTACCAACCATGTGCGTCATCCGTCGGGCAGTTCATCACGTAGACGAAAATCTTTTATTCCTATCTGCACATGCGGATATCCCCACGGGTGTATGTGATGGTGGGGGTTCCCCTTAAGCCACTCGCAGAAAGGGTAACTCCCTTTTTCCAGTCGGCGAGCCTGCGCAATGCAGAGATGCCTCCGCGCAACAGGTGCAAGACATCTGCTCAGtgcgcataaaaaaaagggaaaaaaggaaaaagggacaTTCGAAAGAAACACCAACCCAGTGGCAACACGGCTGGAGACACACCTAACTGAATGGGCTCCTGTCACAcctcaaaaattttttcacatctTCGCTCCGTCTTAAAGTTAAAGAAGGTCAAATGAAAGGTAgggcaaaatgaaacaaaatagaacaaaataaaaagcggGGGAGGGAGCTGTGGGGGCAAGCCCACAATGAGAGCCTTAATTAAAATGCGTGAACCGCTAGCCAGACGTGAAGGAGGGTGCAACACAAATGATACTAACTGATGAATTAtcaggggcaaaaaaataaaccgcAAACGAGGGGAATAATGCTGCATAAATACTGGGGGGAGtcgaacgaaaaaaaaagaaaatagcACAAatgacgcaaaaaaaggagagtaacACAAATAGCgcaaaaaagcgcaaaataAAGTGAAGGGTCAGGGGTTCAAGGGTTCAGGGTCAATTGTGGGGGTCAGCGGCTGCTTGTTCCCGCGCACGCCGCGTAACACCGCTTAAGCCGCCCACACCACGTAACACTTCTAAACACCGCTCACGCTGCTCACGCTGCTCACACCACGTAACACTTCTCAACACCGCTCACGCTGCTCACACCGCTTCAACCGCTGCGGCGCTGCTGCCCACGTGGTAGATCGCAACGCCCTCGCCCTGCGCATACCGGCAagagcagaagaagaggaagtcCTCGGGCACGTGCGCGGGGATCCACAAGTAAGACGTGGTcgagaattttttaaaattgggATCCTTGGGGAAGGCGGAGGACTCGGGGTAGTACCTCGCATCggggaaaatattatttatgttcaTCTTTACAAAACTTAAagtatataaagaaaaggacACCGTGGAAAAGCAGTTGGAAGGTTCTAACTTGACTTCATAATTTTGGAGATCCCCCtcattataatttatgcAGTTAATCCCGACTATGTCTCCCGGATTGGCGTGGATCTCACACACGAGGTTCTCTTCATACGACTGCGAATTCGTTAAGAATTGGTGTTCCCCTTGGTTGTTGCCAAAGTCGCACCCCTTTATGTGTTGATCCGCCGAATCTGCTCCAAGAAGATTGTTcgattttttaatatttatttttatataagggGTTATTCCTTTGTATTCTTTCTTCGTGTCGCAGACGCAAACGATACTCATGTCTTCCTCCAATTTGAGGGGCATAAGGTAGATGCCCAAATTGTACCTGTCGTAGAGAATCTGGTTTTCTAAAATGATCCCCGGTAGGGTGGTATATATTTGCTCTTCATTATTGCTAATGATGAGGCGGTCCTTTATCCCCTTATATCTAAAGCAGTAGCTCGAATCATACGTCTTCATCTCTTCCCCCTCATTATGCACAATTGGGCATAAAAACTTGATTACTTTGTTCGGATCGTAGTCCACTACACAGTACTCCCTCGGGTAGTCATCTAAGTTACAGATGTAATAATTCCCTAATTCGATTTCCTTCAAATATAGCGAATAAACTGGGGAGTACACACACaggcatatgtatatgctaaCCAGCAAGGAGTAAAACACTTTTCTcatcttgaaaaaaaaaatcgaaaaaaatataaaaaaggaaaaaaagtaatatagCAGAATGAACGTGAGCATATTCCACACTACTGGAAGGCATGTgctcattttccccttcgccaGTTGTGCAACTTCGTCAAGTCGTAGCAAACACCTTTTTGTGCGCAGAAAATGGTTCTATATTTTGTGGGTCGTTCAAATGGGGGAGAGGGGGTCGAACGAGTCGAGCGTGCCAACATGTAAACGGGTCAACTTCTTAACTTCTCAACGGGAGGAGAGTGGTTTCTGGGGAAGAACTCAAAATGTATATCCCTGCGAGTGGCTCCTTGAATGGGTTAATCAGTTAACCGCGACGTACACAAATGTGCATGCTCAATCAGGCAGGTTAGCCGCTTAACTATGCCGGCATATGTGGGGGCGGCACACTCGAGCCGTTGACAACTATCACGTCGCCGAATGGGCTGATACCGATTGGGCACTTGTTCATTTGTTCGCTGTACCCCTCGCGCATGCACAGATTTACCCTTTTTCGCGTTCCGCGCAAAACCCTGCCGCGGACGCGGAACGGTTAACCGAAAAGGCGCGCGAGGGAGAGAGGCACTCAAATTGGCAGTCGGCAAATCAGTTAAGCTAAGCCAACTTTTCtcacacaaaaaatggagtaaaTATTTGCGCATTTTCCACAGGTTATGCGATTTGCCCAAACTGTACGTGCtgcaaattttatacaaGTACACGCATTTCAGTCAAAATGGCATATCGAgaagttttaatttttctctcctcaGTTATATTTCCAAAGCGAACCATTTGCATGTTAAAAGTTTCGTAAAACGGACGTAATTTTACAAAGgcgtaatattttttttttttttctctcctccccgttcagattttttttttttttttttaaagcatgcaaccatgtacatgtatagaTTTAATCTCAGTGGTGTAACTAGCTCAGAGTTTGCACAAGCCTCACCATTTTAAGTTGTGTCTTTCCATACATGATGTTTTTTCCGTATCATTCTTTACTCCCCTCCGTTGCgtgttttcttcctcttacGTTTTATCTCCTTAAGGcaaatacatttttcaaGCGCGATGCGGAGCGAACATACGAAGATTATTCCTCACCTTTTAGCAGTCAAATGttggcatatattttttggcaatttttttcacgcatGCTCCATTGCggtcttttttaaaaaaaaaaattttctcccCAGAATAACTCTCTTACTTTCgcttttttcctatttttattCGCTTTTGTGTCATTCCCATTATTAGAGGCGCTTCTCCTATGCTCGcgcaaaattatgaacagtttatacatttttttttaaaaaaaaaaaaacctgacccgttcatacattttattaacatttgttccctttccaaataaaaaatttcccattttggctagttcgTTAATAACTGCGTTTAATCCTTCCCCGGATGTTGTTCCCATGTTGGCTTAATTTTTCCATGTTTCAATCAGTGGGTAAATTAAGAAACGTAAGAAAAGTTTCCAAAAGGACACCCGAAAGGTCGCTTACAACATAAGCGAATGAGGATTTGCTCACGGAGCTGCTTGGtagaccaaaaaaaaagcaatcattttattaaaaatttaaacatgcACAGTGGAGGAAGTTATcacgttgtttttttttttttttcttgtttgcACAAGTTCGTTTTGCCCCCACAAAAAGCGGCACAGTTACGTGTGCTGGGGGGTGGATATGCCCACGTTGTGTACAGGTGTGCTGCCTGCGCCCCGGAAAGGCGGCACGGGTGAAGGGCACGGGTAAAAGGACGAGTGAAAAGCCAAATGCGCGCACAGCGGCGCGCTAAACTGTAAAACGCGTTAAAGCGAGGaatgggggaagaaaagaaaaaggcaggaaaaggtaaaaaaaacgcatcaGAAGAGTGGCCAAGGGGCGGAAAAATAGTGAGGCCAAGCCTGCTGCAGCGCCGCGCGAGGTGCCGCTTTACAGGGACGAGAAACCCGCGTAGATGAGcgccaaaaaggaaagcatcAACGAATTAAAGGAGGCAAActgggaagaggaagacaaCCCAAAGAGGTTTTGCCAAAAggtcctcttcttccctcGCTGCGGGCCTCTGCTGAATCCGGCACCCACGCCAATGTCATAAGCATCGTAATTATTTTcgttaaataatttgtttccAGGATTTTCACGGCTAACGTTTTTATCAATACTATAGCTGTAAGTGTTGCTTTCGTTGGTGGATTCGCTTACACTCGATTTTTTCACCTCATTTCGGTGGTGACTCTGCCCTTGATAGTCGGGTCTCCTGCTGGGGTGGCTCATCCCCGTGTTGTAATAAATgctgttaatattattataatggTTGTGAATGTCTTCCGCCCTTTCGCTGTGTTGCTTCACATCTGTTTTGGCTTCATGTTGGCTTTTTCCCTTGTCCGAATGTACCCCCGCGTTTCTTGCACTTCCTGCCCACTCCTCGTCTGAACTCTCTTGGCCATTTCCCCTTTCGATAATTCGATCTATCCCATTGTTAGAATCAAGTAGCAGATTATTTACAGtcttcaaataaatgaacatataCCCCACGTGTTCCCCCCGTTTGCAGTAGCAGCTGATCTTCCCCGTCATGGTCATGTCTTTGGGTAGAATCATATAAGACATGTAGGAATGCATTTTGGACAGCTTCACATCTGCTGTTGCATCTGGAATGACTCTCGAATTGGGGATCAAATTGTTAGTAGACAGAATGATGTCATTCCCATAGTGCACACTGTGGAAGCAGTTGTTCGGCACCAGCTCCAGCTGATCATTATACGAGTGATTACTCTCCTTCTTGTAACAATTAATGCCTATTACATCCCCTGGGTACGCATGAATCACACAAGCGgcatttttattcaaatcGATGTTATTTGTTAAATCCCTGCTCGACAAAATGTTATAGCCAAAATCAcaaccttttatttttttcttcgtttttttaaacaccAATTTCATCacatgtttaatttttttttggctttctCCAAAGCATAGGCAACTCAGATCTATGTCCTTGTTCGAGTAGGGGGTActgaaaaagaggaagtgcCCTTGCAAAGTGGAGTTATTCGCTCCTATTAAATTTTGAAACAATTCGTAGGTATTACTATCCGCTGAGAATTCACTGGGGTCACTTAGATTTATGAAGGTCCTATGGGCACACGTTTCTGGGATTGCTCCTGATTCGTAACTAAGGTTATCTCCTGAGTTAcagataaataaaaatgccttCCCGAATTCATTTTCCAGGACGCACTCCTGGGCATCTTCTATCCTCATGTCTATCGAGCACACGTTCACGTGCCCGATGCTGATCAAGTCGTTTATCTTCCTGCACAGCGACGCCCACTTCCCAAGGAGGCAGGCCGCCAAGCAGCCCAGCAGAATCCGCCTCATCACGCCTTGCCCGGTGCGAGGCGACGCGGCGAGGCGCGGCGAAGCGCAGTTGGTGGGTAGCCCCTCCGCGGCACGGCAAACCAGGGGGGAAATCTCAAAAAAGAGACAaaaagggcagcaaaaaatggcaaaaaaccGTTATGCAGCAAATCGGGGAAGGAGAACAAATCTGTCGTAAAAAAGACGGGGGCTGGCTATTTGACAAACGGCTACACCCAGTCTCTCACAAACGCGGCACCACGTGACAAACGGATGCGCCAAGTCTGCATGGCCCCTTCGCTAATTCCGTGGGGAACTCACAAAAAGCAAGTTGCCCAAATGTTGCAATCACGAGGGCAATCAacttcgaaaaaaaaaaaaatccttgtCTCGAAATTAAAATGTCCTCCGCTCGTGTCTTCATTTCACAACGCAATAAAATATGCgattaaaaatgatgacaGTATGTGCACATGCAACGCATTTTGCGCATCTGCTGAAGGCATTGATGTTGGCAAAATTTGAGACACTCATCTCATAACGTAACTGACGTTTggagaggagaaaaggaGAGCGCGCGCCGCGTcatgggggaaaaagcacatatagagtttttttttttttttttttcttcgaaaTAAATCTCTACACAATTGCAGTACGTTTTGGTTAATGTTGGGAGAGGGATGTCTTTCCACTCCATTGGGGGCCATTCTCTTGCCCACctttttacccattttttgcccatttttttgacccCTTGCATGCAGACAATAAAATTCCctcctccaaaaaaaaaagcaaaaatgagagcggcgaaaggggaaagcacCTGTTTCCCCCCTCTCGCAGGAAATTCAaatgaagattttttttttcctcccttctGCTGAATGACCGTCCAACATGTAGTTAAACGAGTtaatcccctttttgcctaCTGCACAGGTACCTGCATGATGGGAACATCATTCCCCACTATGCCTCCCCATTTCAGAGTGAGTGAAATACAAAAGAGATGAACAACCCTCCTGGTTAAGCATGGCGAATAGGAAACCCCTTCACTCTTTGCCCATAcagaggaaaggaaaaacaaattgatgCGTTCGAGGTGTGCAAGTTAGTCTGCTGGGAGAGGCGATTTGGCTTCTCTCCCCACGCCACCCCTACTCACTGCAATGCCGCGGGGCAGTTGGCAAAGACACCAACAACGGCACCGTTGGGAAGTTCAAATGGTTGCAAAATTGGGTAAGCAGAAAATGCGCCTAAAAGTGGCG belongs to Plasmodium vivax chromosome 3, whole genome shotgun sequence and includes:
- a CDS encoding hypothetical protein, conserved (encoded by transcript PVX_001025A); amino-acid sequence: MRKVFYSLLVSIYICLCVYSPVYSLYLKEIELGNYYICNLDDYPREYCVVDYDPNKVIKFLCPIVHNEGEEMKTYDSSYCFRYKGIKDRLIISNNEEQIYTTLPGIILENQILYDRYNLGIYLMPLKLEEDMSIVCVCDTKKEYKGITPYIKINIKKSNNLLGADSADQHIKGCDFGNNQGEHQFLTNSQSYEENLVCEIHANPGDIVGINCINYNEGDLQNYEVKLEPSNCFSTVSFSLYTLSFVKMNINNIFPDARYYPESSAFPKDPNFKKFSTTSYLWIPAHVPEDFLFFCSCRYAQGEGVAIYHVGSSAAAVEAV
- a CDS encoding hypothetical protein, conserved (encoded by transcript PVX_001020A); the protein is MRRILLGCLAACLLGKWASLCRKINDLISIGHVNVCSIDMRIEDAQECVLENEFGKAFLFICNSGDNLSYESGAIPETCAHRTFINLSDPSEFSADSNTYELFQNLIGANNSTLQGHFLFFSTPYSNKDIDLSCLCFGESQKKIKHVMKLVFKKTKKKIKGCDFGYNILSSRDLTNNIDLNKNAACVIHAYPGDVIGINCYKKESNHSYNDQLELVPNNCFHSVHYGNDIILSTNNLIPNSRVIPDATADVKLSKMHSYMSYMILPKDMTMTGKISCYCKRGEHVGYMFIYLKTVNNLLLDSNNGIDRIIERGNGQESSDEEWAGSARNAGVHSDKGKSQHEAKTDVKQHSERAEDIHNHYNNINSIYYNTGMSHPSRRPDYQGQSHHRNEVKKSSVSESTNESNTYSYSIDKNVSRENPGNKLFNENNYDAYDIGVGAGFSRGPQRGKKRTFWQNLFGLSSSSQFASFNSLMLSFLALIYAGFSSL